The Gemmatimonadaceae bacterium genome has a segment encoding these proteins:
- a CDS encoding DUF3341 domain-containing protein has product MSGVIGAFRHLDSAVDAIEALKKEKIGEVTVYSPTPRHELEHAIDAGPSPVRRFTLIGGLLGATCGYWIAIWASDYWPLVVGGKAVASWVPYTIFGFEVMVLFGALATVLGLLINSRVPRLTMTVGYDARFSGGDYGIWVECPPERASAAELLLRNHGAVEVRGER; this is encoded by the coding sequence ATGTCTGGAGTCATTGGAGCATTCCGGCACCTCGATTCCGCGGTGGACGCGATCGAAGCGCTGAAGAAGGAGAAGATCGGAGAGGTGACGGTGTATTCGCCGACTCCGCGACACGAGCTGGAGCACGCGATCGATGCCGGCCCGAGCCCGGTGCGACGATTCACGCTGATTGGCGGGCTGTTAGGCGCGACATGCGGCTACTGGATCGCGATCTGGGCATCCGATTACTGGCCCCTCGTCGTCGGCGGAAAGGCCGTCGCTTCCTGGGTGCCGTACACGATTTTCGGTTTCGAGGTGATGGTGCTCTTCGGTGCGCTCGCAACCGTGCTCGGACTGCTGATCAACTCGCGTGTTCCGCGGCTGACGATGACGGTTGGATACGACGCGAGATTCAGCGGCGGCGATTACGGCATCTGGGTGGAGTGTCCGCCCGAGCGCGCTTCAGCGGCCGAGTTGCTTCTCAGAAATCACGGAGCCGTGGAGGTGCGCGGTGAGCGCTAG
- the nrfD gene encoding NrfD/PsrC family molybdoenzyme membrane anchor subunit: MATMARPLGQDEPRRPNIATADVPLPAVKDYEQVDREITGTLHPTAAWFIGLGVAILFVIIGVAAWMYQIYEGTGVAGYNPPVMWGVYIITFVFWVGIGHAGTLISAILYLFRAGFRTTIYRCAEAMTVFAVMTAGLFPILHMGRPWKFFWLIPYPNWRYLWPQFKSPLVWDVFAILTYLTVSSTFLYVGLIPDIAVLRDREKNPIRRRIYGVLSLGWRNSDREWRHFARAYLFLAALSTPLVISVHSVVSFDFAMALTPGWHTTIFPPYFVAGAIFSGIGMVFTIIIPLRKWFGLRHYVTINHLDAAAKLCLFTSLLVGCAYMTEWFVAWYSGNEVEQAFFAERIWGQWWWASAILYTCNMVLPLSLFKQSLRRNPTWLFILSLTINIGMWFERFVIVVPSQTHEFEPWQWTGYMPTWCDYAILCGSFGWFSMWFLLFIKQLPVIAIAEVKEIIPPKLRQQHDHGIDSAGRHLEFEPATPGEDA; encoded by the coding sequence ATGGCGACCATGGCCAGACCCCTCGGGCAGGACGAGCCCAGGCGTCCCAATATCGCGACGGCTGACGTACCGCTTCCCGCCGTAAAGGACTACGAGCAGGTCGATCGCGAGATCACCGGCACGCTGCATCCGACGGCGGCGTGGTTCATCGGACTCGGCGTCGCGATCCTGTTTGTCATCATCGGCGTTGCCGCCTGGATGTACCAGATCTACGAAGGCACCGGCGTAGCGGGCTACAACCCGCCGGTGATGTGGGGCGTGTACATCATCACCTTCGTGTTCTGGGTCGGTATCGGACACGCGGGCACGCTCATCTCCGCGATTCTGTATCTGTTCCGCGCCGGATTCCGAACGACGATCTACAGGTGCGCCGAAGCGATGACGGTGTTCGCCGTGATGACGGCGGGACTGTTCCCGATTCTCCACATGGGCCGTCCGTGGAAGTTCTTCTGGCTCATTCCGTATCCCAACTGGCGGTACCTCTGGCCGCAGTTCAAGAGTCCGCTGGTGTGGGACGTGTTCGCGATTCTCACGTACCTCACGGTGTCGTCCACGTTCCTGTACGTCGGATTGATCCCCGACATCGCGGTGCTGCGCGATCGCGAGAAGAACCCGATCCGCAGGCGCATCTACGGCGTTCTCTCGCTCGGCTGGCGGAACTCGGACCGTGAATGGCGCCATTTCGCACGGGCGTACCTGTTCCTCGCGGCGTTGTCGACACCGCTCGTGATCTCGGTGCACTCAGTCGTGTCGTTCGACTTCGCGATGGCGCTGACACCCGGATGGCACACGACGATCTTCCCGCCTTACTTCGTCGCCGGCGCCATCTTCTCCGGCATCGGGATGGTCTTCACGATCATCATCCCGCTCCGGAAGTGGTTCGGCCTCAGGCATTACGTGACGATCAACCATCTCGACGCGGCCGCCAAGCTCTGCCTTTTCACGTCGCTCCTCGTTGGATGCGCGTACATGACGGAGTGGTTCGTTGCGTGGTACAGCGGCAACGAGGTCGAGCAGGCCTTCTTCGCCGAGCGCATCTGGGGCCAGTGGTGGTGGGCGTCGGCGATTCTCTACACGTGCAACATGGTTCTGCCGCTCTCGCTCTTCAAACAGAGCCTGCGCCGCAATCCCACGTGGCTGTTCATCCTGTCGCTCACGATCAACATCGGCATGTGGTTCGAGCGGTTCGTCATCGTCGTGCCTTCGCAGACGCACGAGTTCGAGCCATGGCAGTGGACGGGCTACATGCCGACGTGGTGTGACTACGCGATCCTCTGCGGAAGCTTCGGCTGGTTCTCGATGTGGTTCCTGCTGTTCATCAAGCAGCTGCCGGTGATCGCCATCGCCGAGGTGAAGGAAATCATTCCTCCGAAGCTGAGGCAGCAGCATGACCACGGAATAGACAGCGCCGGGCGTCACCTCGAGTTCGAGCCCGCGACTCCCGGGGAGGACGCCTGA